In the genome of Flexistipes sinusarabici DSM 4947, one region contains:
- the gatA gene encoding Asp-tRNA(Asn)/Glu-tRNA(Gln) amidotransferase subunit GatA produces MNLLNADLKILRSYLEDGRISAKELVQFYLDRINKYDDKLKSFVSINEDALSQAEKIDVKRRNGEKLPPMAGIPIALKDNMVTKGLRTTCSSHILENFDPVYDGTVAKQLKEEGFIILGKLNMDEFAMGSSCESSYFGKTKNPWDTERVPGGSSGGAAAAVSARLIPASLGSDTGGSIRQPASFCGIAGFKPTYGRVSRFGLVAFASSLDQIGPMTWNVQDSVELMKIIGKHDHHDSTSASKNSFEPYDKKLDNLKGIKIGVPEEYFKEGLSPEVEASVKDAIKHLESLGAEIINIRMPHTDYAVAVYYILATAEASSNLARYDGVRYGYRAEAENLSEMYVKTRSEGFGDEVKRRIMLGTYVLSAGYYDAYYLKAQRVRTLIKNDFLDAFAKVDAIVAPTSPTTAFKIGEKVEDPLSMYLSDIFTLSLNLFGGCGISVPCGFDSNNLPIGLQILGNYFDEAKILEIADCYQKNTAWHTKIPPEFE; encoded by the coding sequence ATGAATCTACTGAATGCAGATCTGAAGATATTGAGGTCTTATCTGGAGGACGGCAGAATTTCTGCAAAGGAACTTGTACAGTTTTATCTTGATAGAATTAATAAATATGATGACAAACTTAAATCTTTTGTTTCCATAAATGAGGATGCACTGTCCCAAGCGGAAAAAATTGACGTGAAAAGACGTAACGGTGAGAAACTGCCGCCGATGGCGGGAATACCGATAGCTTTGAAAGACAATATGGTGACTAAGGGGCTGAGAACCACCTGTTCGTCGCATATCCTGGAAAATTTCGACCCCGTTTACGACGGAACTGTTGCAAAGCAGCTGAAAGAAGAAGGTTTTATTATACTCGGAAAACTTAATATGGATGAATTTGCCATGGGTTCATCCTGTGAATCCTCCTACTTTGGTAAAACAAAAAATCCGTGGGATACTGAGAGGGTGCCGGGCGGCTCGAGCGGTGGTGCCGCAGCTGCAGTGAGTGCTCGTTTGATTCCCGCATCCCTGGGAAGTGATACGGGTGGCTCGATAAGACAGCCGGCTTCTTTTTGCGGTATTGCCGGCTTTAAACCGACATATGGCAGAGTTTCAAGGTTCGGCCTGGTTGCTTTTGCTTCAAGTCTTGATCAGATTGGCCCAATGACATGGAATGTTCAGGACAGTGTGGAACTGATGAAAATTATTGGAAAACATGACCATCACGATTCCACCTCGGCTTCCAAAAATTCATTCGAACCTTATGATAAAAAACTTGATAATTTGAAAGGAATAAAAATCGGCGTCCCCGAGGAATATTTCAAAGAGGGTCTGAGTCCGGAAGTTGAAGCATCTGTAAAAGACGCCATAAAACATCTTGAATCCCTTGGTGCTGAAATTATCAACATACGTATGCCCCATACAGATTACGCAGTGGCTGTTTATTATATACTTGCCACGGCCGAGGCTTCGAGTAACCTGGCCCGTTATGACGGTGTCAGATACGGATACAGAGCTGAGGCTGAAAATTTGTCTGAAATGTATGTGAAAACCCGTTCTGAAGGATTCGGTGACGAAGTTAAAAGGCGGATAATGCTCGGTACATATGTGTTAAGTGCCGGCTACTATGATGCTTATTATTTGAAGGCTCAGAGAGTCAGAACACTTATCAAAAATGATTTCCTTGATGCTTTTGCAAAAGTTGATGCAATAGTTGCGCCTACTTCTCCGACAACTGCTTTTAAAATTGGCGAGAAGGTGGAAGATCCTTTGAGTATGTATTTGAGTGATATTTTTACCCTTTCACTGAACCTTTTCGGTGGATGCGGCATTTCAGTACCATGCGGTTTTGACAGCAATAATCTTCCCATAGGTCTGCAGATTCTCGGTAACTATTTTGATGAGGCTAAGATTCTCGAAATTGCAGATTGTTACCAGAAAAATACGGCTTGGCACACAAAAATACCTCCGGAATTTGAATAA
- the gatB gene encoding Asp-tRNA(Asn)/Glu-tRNA(Gln) amidotransferase subunit GatB: MNYEAVIGLEVHVQMGTNTKIFCSCSTNFGAEPNSNVCPVCLGMPGVLPVLNKRALEYAMTAGLALNCEIQEYSVFARKNYFYPDLPKGYQISQYELPLCLNGKMKINLEEYSKEIGITRIHMEEDAGKSIHGENLGDYSASYVDLNRTGVPLIEIVSEPDMRTGEEAKAYLQKLKAILQYAGVSECNMEEGSLRCDANISIRPEGQKEFGVKTEIKNMNSFKNVQKAIEYEIKRQTKVLNEGGHIIQETRLWNPDKNITVAMRSKEEAHDYRYFPDPDLIPVKVDDGWIERVRESLPELPDEKKARFKKEYSLPEYDAEVLTSFKTYADYFEECIKSHNNPKIIANWIMSEILRVVNERNCDIFDIGVDPSMLAGLVKLIDDNTISGKIAKDVFEIMLESGKAPAEIVKEKNLAQISDSSELENIVKQVFEENPDELERFKNGEKKLQGFFVGQVMKKTKGQANPKLVNQLIAKLSN, translated from the coding sequence ATGAATTATGAGGCTGTGATAGGACTGGAAGTACATGTTCAGATGGGAACGAATACAAAAATATTCTGCTCATGTTCCACCAACTTTGGAGCAGAGCCGAACAGCAATGTATGTCCGGTTTGCCTGGGAATGCCGGGTGTACTGCCGGTGCTTAACAAGAGGGCTCTGGAATATGCAATGACAGCCGGACTGGCTCTCAACTGTGAAATTCAGGAATACAGTGTTTTCGCAAGGAAAAACTATTTTTATCCGGATTTGCCAAAAGGTTATCAGATATCGCAGTATGAGCTTCCCTTGTGCCTGAATGGTAAAATGAAAATCAATCTTGAGGAATATTCCAAGGAAATTGGTATCACCAGAATTCACATGGAGGAAGATGCAGGCAAATCTATTCACGGTGAAAATCTCGGCGATTATTCCGCTTCCTATGTGGATTTAAACAGAACAGGGGTCCCGCTTATTGAGATTGTTAGTGAGCCTGATATGAGAACAGGTGAGGAAGCAAAAGCTTATTTGCAGAAGCTGAAAGCTATACTGCAATATGCCGGAGTTTCCGAATGTAATATGGAGGAAGGCTCATTAAGATGCGATGCCAATATTTCCATACGTCCTGAAGGACAAAAGGAGTTCGGGGTAAAAACAGAAATCAAAAATATGAATTCTTTTAAAAACGTACAAAAAGCAATAGAATATGAAATTAAGCGTCAGACCAAGGTTTTAAACGAAGGCGGTCATATCATTCAGGAAACGAGGTTGTGGAATCCTGACAAAAATATAACGGTTGCAATGAGAAGCAAGGAAGAAGCACATGATTACAGGTATTTTCCGGACCCCGACCTCATACCTGTCAAAGTTGATGATGGCTGGATTGAGCGGGTCAGGGAGAGCCTGCCTGAACTACCGGATGAAAAGAAAGCCCGTTTTAAAAAGGAATACAGCCTGCCGGAGTATGATGCGGAAGTACTGACCTCTTTTAAAACATATGCCGATTATTTTGAAGAGTGTATAAAAAGCCACAACAATCCCAAGATAATAGCCAACTGGATTATGTCGGAAATTTTAAGAGTTGTTAACGAAAGGAACTGCGATATTTTTGATATCGGAGTAGATCCTTCCATGCTTGCCGGTCTTGTAAAGTTAATAGACGATAACACAATCAGCGGTAAAATAGCTAAAGATGTTTTTGAAATCATGCTTGAGAGCGGAAAAGCACCCGCTGAAATTGTTAAAGAGAAAAACCTTGCCCAAATATCCGACAGTTCCGAGCTGGAAAATATTGTAAAACAGGTGTTTGAAGAAAACCCCGATGAGCTGGAGCGTTTTAAAAACGGAGAGAAAAAGCTGCAGGGTTTCTTTGTGGGGCAGGTGATGAAGAAAACAAAAGGCCAGGCAAATCCGAAGCTGGTTAATCAGCTGATAGCAAAATTAAGCAATTAG
- the gatC gene encoding Asp-tRNA(Asn)/Glu-tRNA(Gln) amidotransferase subunit GatC, producing the protein MSKVIDKKDVLHIADLARLQFSEEEAERFTNELNNILDYIHKLDELDTSSVEPTSHALDISNVFREDEQKEQLNNEQALKNAPDKEQGHFKVPRVIEN; encoded by the coding sequence ATGTCAAAAGTTATTGATAAAAAAGATGTGCTGCATATTGCGGATCTTGCCAGACTGCAATTTTCCGAAGAGGAAGCTGAGCGCTTTACCAATGAGCTCAACAATATTCTCGATTATATACATAAGCTGGACGAGCTGGATACTTCCAGTGTTGAGCCCACTTCGCATGCCCTTGATATCTCTAATGTTTTCAGGGAAGATGAGCAAAAAGAGCAGCTTAACAATGAGCAGGCGCTCAAGAATGCTCCGGATAAAGAACAGGGGCACTTCAAGGTACCCAGAGTTATTGAAAATTAA
- a CDS encoding gamma-glutamylcyclotransferase family protein, with protein MNFIDKIFFYGSLKSDGPFYSMYAKNVLFKNRAYSYGRMAMYKGTFPALLEDKDSVVYGELVTVFNVRDVLLVLDNVEKYLDRVSQTVWVLPSNGDDSVNKEPKEVTAWVYIYKGDMSYISYLDMQEWDNKQLKL; from the coding sequence ATGAATTTTATCGATAAGATATTCTTTTACGGTTCATTGAAATCGGACGGACCGTTTTACAGTATGTATGCAAAGAATGTTCTTTTTAAGAACAGGGCTTATTCTTACGGCAGAATGGCTATGTATAAAGGAACTTTTCCGGCGCTGCTGGAGGATAAAGATTCAGTGGTATACGGTGAGCTGGTTACCGTTTTTAATGTGAGAGATGTTCTGCTGGTGCTGGATAATGTTGAAAAATATTTGGATAGAGTTAGTCAGACAGTGTGGGTTTTGCCGTCCAACGGCGATGATTCTGTTAATAAGGAGCCCAAAGAAGTTACTGCCTGGGTGTATATTTATAAGGGGGATATGAGTTACATCTCCTATTTGGATATGCAGGAGTGGGATAACAAACAATTAAAACTGTAG
- a CDS encoding ATP-dependent helicase yields MAHTAERLNKEQKAAVEYTGSPLLVIAGAGTGKTKVIVHKIAYLIDNIGVNPNNILSVTFTNKAAWEMKSRLKNLVGERAEGVWMGTFHSICLRILRRETHKTELKKGFGVIDQDDRLSALRSIVKELNIDSKKYPPKQYLWLISSFKNTIEYVEDKEPEEFIHRFPDVFKAYQQYLSFANLVDFDDMLALVIRIFQENDEVLELYRNIFRYIMVDEYQDTNYIQFFFLKLLSGEYGNICVVGDDDQSIYGWRGAEIRNILDFEKHFSDVKTIKLTENYRSSPNILFTANTLIANNNYRKGKNLSPVIDKMGNIMVKECHDEQDESNFVINEIELMLDQGISPAEIAVLYRTNAQSRAFEVELNRRGIPYKVIGGISFYSRREIKDILAYLKLSDNPYDIDALKRSAKNPPKGIGNVVIQRIIDYATGNGSDLISAAKEIASVSKGKTAASLKFYTNILDEMQLFENIADKIKVILNESSYGNYLKQFEEQNDANKRINNIDELINAAAIFDESYDEPDLSEFLATTTLTTSTDESAGDSVSLMTLHSAKGLEFESVFLTGLEEGLFPLFRSMDNEWELEEERRLCYVGITRAKSNLVFTHTNTRMVYGRRQFCRPSMFLDELKSDISSPGDYGKKLKANTRVFHSKYGEGVVLNVKGAGDKVKADVFFQNSGLKKMLAESLEIF; encoded by the coding sequence ATGGCTCATACAGCTGAAAGACTTAATAAAGAACAAAAAGCTGCCGTTGAATATACGGGCTCACCCCTGCTTGTGATAGCCGGAGCCGGAACGGGGAAAACAAAGGTAATTGTCCATAAGATTGCTTATCTGATTGATAATATCGGTGTTAACCCGAACAATATCCTGTCGGTTACTTTTACCAATAAAGCAGCCTGGGAAATGAAATCCCGTCTTAAAAACCTTGTGGGAGAAAGAGCTGAAGGAGTGTGGATGGGCACATTCCATTCCATATGTTTGAGAATTCTGCGCCGGGAGACGCATAAAACTGAGCTTAAAAAAGGCTTTGGAGTTATTGATCAGGACGACAGGCTTTCAGCCCTCAGAAGTATTGTGAAAGAACTGAATATCGACAGTAAAAAATATCCCCCGAAACAGTATCTCTGGCTGATAAGCAGTTTTAAAAACACTATTGAATATGTGGAGGATAAAGAGCCGGAAGAATTCATCCACAGATTTCCTGATGTTTTTAAAGCCTACCAGCAGTATCTTTCTTTTGCAAATCTTGTGGATTTTGATGACATGCTTGCTCTTGTTATCAGGATTTTTCAGGAAAATGATGAAGTGCTCGAACTTTACAGAAATATTTTCCGGTATATCATGGTGGATGAATATCAGGATACAAACTATATACAGTTTTTCTTTTTAAAGCTGCTTTCAGGTGAATATGGCAATATTTGTGTAGTGGGGGACGATGATCAGTCCATTTACGGATGGCGCGGTGCAGAAATAAGGAATATCCTCGATTTCGAAAAACATTTCTCTGATGTTAAAACAATAAAGCTTACCGAGAATTACAGGAGTTCACCCAATATCCTGTTTACAGCCAATACACTTATTGCAAACAATAATTACAGAAAAGGCAAGAATCTTTCCCCGGTGATCGATAAGATGGGAAATATCATGGTTAAAGAATGTCATGATGAGCAGGACGAATCAAATTTTGTTATTAATGAGATTGAGCTTATGCTGGATCAGGGAATATCTCCTGCCGAAATAGCTGTTCTTTACAGAACAAATGCTCAGTCGAGGGCTTTTGAGGTGGAGCTTAACAGAAGGGGGATACCTTATAAAGTTATCGGGGGTATCAGTTTTTACTCCAGAAGGGAGATAAAAGATATTCTGGCATATTTAAAGCTTTCGGACAATCCATATGATATAGATGCTCTGAAGCGTTCTGCCAAAAATCCGCCCAAGGGAATAGGCAACGTAGTTATTCAGAGAATTATCGATTATGCAACCGGCAACGGTTCGGATCTTATATCAGCAGCAAAAGAAATTGCCTCTGTTTCAAAGGGGAAGACCGCCGCCAGTTTAAAATTTTATACCAATATCCTTGATGAGATGCAGCTGTTTGAAAATATAGCGGACAAGATTAAGGTTATTTTGAACGAAAGCTCCTATGGGAATTATCTGAAACAGTTTGAAGAACAGAATGATGCGAACAAACGCATAAACAATATCGATGAGCTTATTAATGCAGCTGCAATTTTTGATGAAAGTTATGACGAACCGGACTTGTCTGAGTTTCTTGCCACAACAACACTGACAACTTCCACAGATGAAAGTGCCGGTGATTCCGTAAGTCTCATGACCCTTCATTCGGCAAAAGGGCTGGAATTTGAATCAGTATTTCTGACGGGCCTTGAAGAGGGTTTGTTTCCCTTGTTCCGCTCCATGGATAATGAGTGGGAGCTGGAAGAGGAAAGGCGGCTTTGCTATGTGGGGATTACCAGAGCCAAAAGCAATCTTGTTTTCACTCATACCAACACCCGTATGGTCTACGGTAGAAGACAGTTTTGCAGACCTTCGATGTTTTTGGATGAGCTGAAGTCTGACATCAGTTCTCCGGGAGATTACGGAAAAAAGCTAAAAGCCAATACAAGAGTATTCCACAGCAAATACGGTGAAGGGGTTGTCCTTAATGTTAAAGGAGCGGGGGACAAGGTAAAGGCGGATGTTTTTTTCCAGAACTCAGGGCTTAAAAAAATGCTTGCTGAAAGTCTGGAAATATTTTAG